In Pleurocapsa sp. PCC 7319, the following are encoded in one genomic region:
- a CDS encoding COP23 domain-containing protein, whose protein sequence is MDNSSYLATLVTVPTIALVTVGSFSTPGEASEAVDVTCVQQASVPTVVATFSNQKHSQVTPILSFLPQYFSADDGFRHCQKTAQALQVFYAQNRMNYLASDTIDEKPVVCAVERRGLNCNSYGSEILFSLAKPVSPTELLYSMLDRNFKGSQPPSSRTVSRIYTDLRPSWWPLPF, encoded by the coding sequence ATGGACAATTCAAGTTATTTAGCAACTTTAGTAACAGTTCCTACAATAGCTCTAGTGACTGTAGGCTCCTTTTCAACTCCAGGAGAAGCCTCCGAAGCAGTTGATGTCACTTGTGTTCAACAAGCTTCTGTTCCTACAGTAGTTGCAACTTTTTCTAATCAAAAACACTCACAGGTTACTCCCATCTTGTCATTTTTGCCGCAGTATTTTTCTGCAGATGATGGTTTTCGCCACTGTCAAAAAACTGCTCAAGCATTACAGGTTTTCTACGCTCAAAATCGAATGAATTATTTGGCTAGTGACACCATTGATGAGAAGCCAGTAGTATGTGCAGTGGAAAGAAGAGGTCTAAATTGCAACAGTTACGGCAGTGAAATATTATTTTCTTTGGCCAAACCAGTTAGCCCAACTGAATTACTATATAGCATGTTAGACAGGAATTTTAAGGGTTCTCAACCTCCCTCCTCAAGAACTGTAAGTCGCATTTATACTGACTTAAGACCTTCTTGGTGGCCATTACCCTTTTAA
- a CDS encoding tetratricopeptide repeat protein translates to MSNSENNIPLGAVLQLAGLVSHKQLQHALQQQSQSNDNLRIGEILASQGSINSKTANFFAEQWPTLVAKKKQQPIGQYFKQAALLTEQQIQIILAEQMHTQLKFGELAIAKGWLKEKTVDFFLRYLASDYKHQNHTTRAITKNSEPKILNSINQLDYSQKIHEQFLKIKYKLLKLEDQNAYSEKVFKKVLFWTGGQSVLTQRVFRLIADNQSSNSQDHIAQQVDYLVKTKIIHDWENQESGQHLIAIKSRLLKNQQCESSKLLKLYQRVLEEEVLLDDSQEQQELINIGLLVKQGQKLIVANRIYQSVFNRSWVQKELDNLTNHNISAIAIVPENSTAVVPVSKSRPSFFQPRTILLLLALISLLSIFLNIMSKRIAVKTAFQKGNELLKQGDFEPAILEYNRLLKVDSNYFQAWTNRGYALAGLKQYDEMRESCSTATIIEPKALYAWNCQGEALHNLKRENEAVTAFETAISLNKKEPIFLINKSESLNALGKYEESVAAIEKSIQILEELEAAKGKKAVSTEFAIALTYLGNSYRRRKQYAMALMTYNRALEYTPNYFAAQIGKGIVLTQAKRYQEARKEFTEILDNEQLTEAKQAQTWFYLGKTLCDSQLNPEAGIDAFEQAIQLRSDYDAAVEAKNRCY, encoded by the coding sequence GTGTCTAACTCAGAAAATAACATTCCCCTTGGCGCAGTTCTGCAGCTGGCTGGTCTTGTTTCTCATAAACAGCTCCAGCATGCTCTACAACAACAAAGCCAAAGTAATGACAATTTACGAATCGGTGAAATTCTAGCTTCTCAAGGGAGTATCAACTCGAAGACAGCTAATTTTTTTGCCGAGCAGTGGCCGACTTTAGTAGCCAAAAAAAAACAACAACCTATCGGTCAATACTTCAAACAGGCGGCGTTGTTAACCGAACAACAAATCCAGATTATTTTGGCAGAACAGATGCATACCCAGCTAAAATTTGGCGAATTAGCGATCGCTAAAGGTTGGCTTAAGGAAAAGACGGTAGACTTTTTTTTGAGATATCTTGCTTCCGACTATAAACACCAGAATCATACCACTAGAGCTATAACCAAGAATTCGGAACCCAAGATTTTAAACTCGATTAATCAACTTGACTATTCTCAGAAAATACACGAGCAGTTTCTCAAAATCAAATACAAGTTATTAAAACTAGAGGATCAAAATGCCTATTCTGAGAAAGTATTTAAAAAAGTTCTTTTTTGGACTGGAGGACAATCTGTTCTAACTCAGAGAGTATTTCGACTCATTGCCGACAATCAATCTTCAAATAGTCAAGACCATATTGCCCAACAAGTTGATTATTTAGTCAAAACAAAGATAATTCATGATTGGGAAAATCAGGAAAGTGGTCAGCATCTAATAGCCATAAAATCTCGATTGCTCAAAAATCAACAATGCGAATCGTCAAAGCTACTCAAGCTTTATCAACGAGTTTTAGAAGAAGAGGTGTTGCTTGACGACAGTCAAGAGCAGCAAGAACTAATTAATATTGGATTATTAGTCAAGCAAGGACAAAAGCTAATAGTAGCCAATCGAATATATCAATCGGTGTTCAATCGAAGTTGGGTCCAAAAAGAATTGGATAACCTAACTAATCACAATATCTCCGCAATTGCTATTGTTCCCGAAAACTCGACGGCAGTAGTTCCTGTGTCTAAAAGTCGACCTAGCTTTTTTCAACCCAGAACAATTCTGCTACTACTGGCTCTAATTAGTTTATTGTCGATATTTTTAAATATTATGTCTAAACGGATAGCAGTCAAAACAGCTTTTCAAAAAGGAAATGAACTATTAAAACAAGGTGATTTTGAACCAGCGATTCTGGAATATAATCGTCTGCTGAAAGTTGATAGCAATTATTTTCAAGCTTGGACAAATAGAGGTTATGCTTTAGCCGGATTAAAACAATACGATGAAATGCGGGAATCTTGCTCTACCGCAACCATCATTGAGCCGAAGGCTTTGTATGCTTGGAATTGTCAAGGAGAAGCGCTCCACAACCTTAAAAGAGAAAATGAGGCCGTTACTGCTTTTGAGACAGCAATCTCCCTAAATAAAAAGGAACCGATATTTTTGATTAATAAAAGTGAGTCTCTTAACGCTTTAGGAAAGTATGAGGAGTCTGTAGCCGCAATCGAAAAGTCAATCCAAATTTTAGAAGAATTGGAAGCAGCTAAAGGCAAAAAAGCTGTTAGCACCGAATTCGCGATCGCTTTAACTTATTTAGGCAATAGCTATAGAAGGAGAAAACAATATGCTATGGCGTTGATGACTTATAATCGTGCGTTAGAATACACTCCTAATTATTTTGCCGCCCAGATAGGGAAAGGAATTGTTTTAACCCAAGCAAAACGTTACCAAGAAGCTAGAAAAGAATTTACCGAAATTCTGGATAATGAACAACTAACAGAAGCAAAACAGGCACAAACTTGGTTTTATTTAGGCAAAACTCTTTGCGATTCACAGTTAAACCCTGAGGCAGGCATTGATGCTTTTGAGCAAGCCATTCAGCTAAGATCAGACTACGATGCAGCTGTAGAAGCTAAAAACAGATGCTACTAA
- a CDS encoding MgtC/SapB family protein: protein MTITWTTFSIRLLVGFLLGMGIGIERQWLKTRAVLKTNVLVTLGAAIFVMLSIMTPGDASPTRISAQIVSGVGFLGGGVILREGASVRGINTAATLWCAAAIGTLVGSGYLVHAYLSTIAVVGANLLLRPLVEAFKQQTDAQVNRWPQNKTWQSEKNSKSSSVTAQKSNSPQIYDLTVPGVQLAPVGNSNQYSCHLICFREVETKVLTLMVKFARERNLIVVGMQSRNINHGVRSGEIRVEINANFESQDIQVKLEDLEEIVSLLKAEAKVTSIAWQLLSVNT, encoded by the coding sequence ATGACCATTACATGGACGACTTTTTCAATTCGCCTCCTAGTAGGATTTTTATTGGGTATGGGTATTGGTATTGAAAGACAATGGCTCAAAACTAGAGCGGTGCTAAAAACCAATGTACTAGTAACCCTCGGAGCAGCAATTTTTGTCATGCTCTCGATTATGACTCCAGGTGATGCCAGCCCTACCAGAATATCCGCACAAATAGTATCTGGAGTTGGTTTTTTAGGTGGTGGTGTTATTTTGCGTGAAGGAGCAAGTGTTCGAGGAATTAACACCGCAGCAACTCTTTGGTGTGCGGCAGCGATTGGTACCTTGGTAGGCTCCGGTTACTTAGTACATGCGTATCTCAGCACGATAGCGGTTGTTGGGGCTAATTTATTATTAAGACCACTAGTGGAGGCTTTTAAGCAGCAGACCGATGCTCAAGTAAATCGTTGGCCTCAAAATAAAACCTGGCAATCAGAAAAAAACAGTAAATCTTCATCAGTAACTGCTCAAAAATCAAACTCCCCTCAGATATATGACTTAACTGTTCCTGGTGTTCAGCTTGCTCCTGTAGGTAATTCTAATCAATACAGCTGTCACTTAATCTGCTTTCGAGAAGTCGAGACCAAAGTGCTTACGTTAATGGTTAAATTTGCTAGAGAACGAAATTTAATTGTTGTAGGGATGCAAAGCAGAAATATTAATCATGGAGTAAGGTCTGGAGAAATACGAGTAGAGATTAACGCCAATTTTGAATCTCAAGATATTCAAGTTAAGTTAGAAGATTTAGAGGAAATTGTGAGCTTGCTAAAAGCTGAAGCCAAGGTCACATCAATTGCCTGGCAATTATTATCAGTCAATACTTAG
- a CDS encoding ABC transporter substrate-binding protein codes for MINKRINITQKNFLLFLYIVILGLFGPVVYWVSNHNTQLPFTGKAEKNPIQKRMSIGEKILVKANNDAAKQEGITAFAGGDYVLAIEKFQSALKRVRNDPETRIYLNNAIAATTESPFRIGVSVPIGGNLNVAQEILRGVAQSQDKINRNGGVGGKLMMVEIANDDNNPEVAQQVAQKFVRDQKILAVVGHNDSNASIAAAPIYQDGGLVMITPTSSAETLTAMGNHIFRATPSTRNLADTLANYAVNVAGSENVAMCVDSDSQVSVSFKENFTWAVYNYGGKIAPFDCDLAAADFSPEEIPSQAISLGADTLLLAPSVRKVKKALEIASDNDDRLTLLGNHSLNTYSTLKDGQNDVSGMVLSVPWYQKAIARNSFIVNAQEFWGGGVNWRTAMAYDATQTVSQAIASGAERQNLQQTLANPEFSTQGATSEISFLPSGDRNLQGGLVKIKPGKKSGTGYDFVPLNMDQIIEAAPKPSPKGATTNPRVKSK; via the coding sequence ATGATAAATAAGCGAATCAATATCACTCAAAAAAACTTTTTACTTTTTTTATATATTGTTATTCTGGGTTTATTTGGTCCAGTTGTTTATTGGGTTAGCAACCACAACACCCAACTCCCATTTACAGGAAAAGCTGAGAAAAACCCGATTCAAAAGCGAATGAGTATTGGAGAGAAAATACTCGTTAAAGCTAACAACGATGCAGCTAAACAGGAAGGGATAACTGCATTTGCTGGTGGTGACTATGTTCTTGCCATCGAAAAGTTTCAATCTGCTCTTAAAAGGGTTCGCAATGATCCTGAAACTCGCATTTATCTTAATAATGCCATTGCTGCCACAACAGAATCTCCATTTAGGATTGGGGTTAGTGTACCCATCGGCGGAAATCTTAATGTTGCTCAGGAAATCTTAAGGGGAGTTGCTCAATCCCAAGATAAGATTAATCGTAATGGCGGTGTTGGCGGTAAGTTAATGATGGTTGAAATTGCCAACGATGATAACAATCCAGAAGTAGCTCAACAAGTCGCCCAAAAATTTGTGCGGGATCAGAAAATCTTGGCAGTAGTAGGTCACAACGATAGTAACGCTTCTATTGCTGCAGCTCCTATTTATCAAGATGGGGGATTAGTGATGATTACTCCCACCAGTTCTGCCGAAACATTAACAGCAATGGGAAATCATATTTTTCGTGCCACTCCTAGTACCAGAAATTTAGCTGATACTCTAGCTAATTATGCAGTCAATGTTGCTGGAAGCGAGAACGTCGCCATGTGTGTCGATTCTGATTCTCAGGTTAGTGTCTCGTTCAAAGAGAATTTTACCTGGGCAGTATACAATTATGGCGGTAAGATTGCCCCATTCGATTGTGATTTGGCAGCAGCAGATTTTTCTCCAGAAGAAATTCCTTCCCAAGCTATTAGTCTTGGTGCAGATACATTGTTATTGGCTCCTTCAGTTCGTAAAGTCAAGAAAGCGCTGGAAATAGCTTCAGATAATGACGATCGCTTGACTTTGCTAGGAAATCATTCCTTAAATACTTATAGTACTCTTAAGGATGGACAGAATGATGTAAGTGGGATGGTTCTCTCTGTACCTTGGTATCAAAAAGCAATAGCTAGAAATTCTTTTATTGTTAATGCACAGGAATTTTGGGGGGGAGGAGTCAATTGGCGTACGGCAATGGCATATGATGCAACCCAAACTGTCTCTCAAGCGATCGCATCTGGTGCAGAGCGTCAAAATTTACAACAAACTCTAGCTAATCCCGAGTTTTCCACTCAAGGGGCTACTTCAGAAATTAGCTTTTTGCCATCGGGCGATCGCAATTTACAAGGAGGTCTGGTCAAAATCAAGCCAGGTAAAAAATCGGGAACTGGTTATGATTTTGTACCATTAAATATGGATCAGATTATCGAAGCAGCCCCTAAACCAAGCCCAAAAGGTGCCACCACCAACCCCCGAGTAAAGTCCAAATGA
- a CDS encoding anion permease, translating to MKPLDTGERSSQSKGSRKSLRSQIHHKYLPVKVTSHQDKQQVIVDQLKLNKHSWADYLLILPSFGWLINRKLGFIEIGEEVNRPKSFIFPLFVGILLWFIPSPEGVNEQAWHLLAIFLATIIGFITKPLPIGAVAVIALTVSVITDTLTIEQGLSGFSHKTAWLTVCSFLVARAIIKTGLGTRIAYLFITIFGKNTLLLSYGLLITDLILSPVMPSGNARGGGVIFPIVKSLATAFDSEPYDGTERKIGSFLMTTAYQGTQITTALFLTAMVANPLMAQLADEIAGVQIDWITWALAALLPGVISLIAMPLIVYWFYPPQLRSTPDAPQIAQDKLKKMGKIRPSEWSMIVIFIVLLVLWGWGNQLWGIESVTTSLIGVILLLATGVLTWKDITQEQKAWDIFIWFSILLMMATFLSQFGFIGWVSNVIGSAIENLWWQVAFACLSLVYFYSNYFFASKAARASAMFPAFLSVAISLGTPPMYAALVLAFLINLSGCLTHYGTAEAPIYFGAGYVDAATWCILGFYLSLAYLIIWTLLGGWWWHLLGLV from the coding sequence ATGAAGCCTCTTGATACAGGTGAAAGATCTAGTCAGAGCAAAGGGTCTCGAAAGTCTTTGCGTTCACAAATACATCATAAATATCTTCCAGTAAAAGTCACCAGTCATCAAGATAAGCAGCAAGTAATAGTCGATCAGCTTAAACTGAATAAGCATTCATGGGCAGATTATTTACTAATCTTGCCCAGCTTTGGTTGGCTAATTAATCGCAAATTGGGATTTATTGAGATTGGGGAGGAAGTAAATCGTCCTAAGTCCTTTATATTTCCCCTTTTTGTCGGTATTTTGCTCTGGTTCATACCATCTCCTGAAGGAGTCAACGAGCAAGCATGGCATTTATTGGCGATTTTTTTGGCTACTATTATTGGCTTCATCACCAAACCATTACCTATCGGTGCAGTGGCAGTAATTGCTTTAACTGTCTCCGTCATTACTGATACCCTTACTATTGAGCAAGGATTAAGTGGTTTTAGTCACAAAACCGCTTGGCTTACAGTTTGCTCATTTCTGGTTGCCCGCGCAATTATCAAAACTGGTTTGGGAACCCGTATTGCCTATTTATTTATTACTATCTTCGGCAAAAATACTTTGCTGTTGAGTTATGGCTTGTTAATTACAGATTTAATTTTATCCCCTGTAATGCCCAGTGGTAATGCTAGAGGCGGTGGTGTGATTTTTCCGATTGTCAAATCATTGGCAACAGCTTTTGACAGCGAGCCTTATGATGGCACAGAACGTAAAATTGGTTCTTTTTTAATGACTACAGCCTATCAGGGAACTCAAATTACTACTGCCTTATTTCTAACAGCAATGGTGGCAAATCCTCTAATGGCACAGTTGGCTGATGAAATTGCCGGCGTGCAAATAGATTGGATAACTTGGGCTTTGGCAGCATTATTACCTGGAGTGATTAGCTTAATCGCAATGCCTCTAATAGTTTATTGGTTTTATCCACCACAGCTAAGATCTACTCCAGACGCTCCACAAATAGCTCAAGATAAGCTCAAGAAAATGGGGAAAATCAGACCATCAGAATGGTCAATGATTGTCATATTCATAGTCTTGCTGGTACTTTGGGGATGGGGTAATCAGCTTTGGGGCATAGAAAGTGTCACTACCAGTTTGATTGGAGTTATTTTACTTCTAGCTACTGGAGTATTAACCTGGAAGGATATTACACAAGAACAAAAAGCCTGGGATATTTTTATTTGGTTTTCTATCTTGCTGATGATGGCAACTTTTCTCAGTCAGTTTGGCTTTATTGGTTGGGTAAGTAATGTAATTGGCAGTGCCATTGAGAATTTATGGTGGCAAGTAGCTTTTGCCTGTTTAAGCTTGGTTTACTTTTATAGCAATTACTTTTTTGCTAGTAAAGCTGCCCGTGCCAGCGCGATGTTTCCTGCTTTTTTATCCGTAGCTATTTCTTTGGGAACACCACCAATGTATGCTGCCCTGGTTTTAGCTTTCTTAATTAATCTATCAGGCTGTTTAACTCATTATGGCACTGCCGAAGCACCAATTTATTTTGGTGCGGGATATGTAGATGCTGCCACTTGGTGCATACTAGGATTTTACTTAAGTCTAGCTTACTTGATCATTTGGACTTTACTCGGGGGTTGGTGGTGGCACCTTTTGGGCTTGGTTTAG
- a CDS encoding ketopantoate reductase family protein, with translation MNNILVIGAGSVGALMGASLIKAGLKVTFAGKPNSTYTQRLQNQGLQLYYANGERLWISPLHPNVNFTDTATYLSEKFDIIIVALKSNDLIRVTSYIQSHSTPDTILIHAQNGIPYWWFDNDIYLSSLNDNLVNQLSCRRYLDSVDQNGALYRALSDRILVGCVVKAPCQRNKDGKVQVKKPPKLILGLTKKDSRNLKLQVTIQRLCDLFSQYGVAASYTNKIRTAVCNKLAVNVTTNVLSALTGRVIADLTSNHYTNSLIKTVIAEINHVFGTYGIKAEDLPTEQGIYAYITAPGSQSHLPSLAQDFSQRKPGEISLITAPVEMAQIAQINVPTLLSLSELLKLGQDYNLNISDDKSNILTLEHPSGCSMLTLTDDVCQSSVVDKLQFSNLLVHLLRVNASAMTIDQVFTQDKTFNKQADLMPIAS, from the coding sequence ATGAATAACATTTTAGTTATCGGTGCTGGTTCTGTCGGAGCATTAATGGGAGCTTCTCTCATCAAAGCAGGTTTAAAAGTCACGTTTGCGGGAAAACCCAATAGTACATATACTCAAAGACTGCAAAATCAAGGATTACAGCTATATTATGCTAACGGGGAAAGGCTCTGGATTTCTCCCCTACATCCCAATGTCAATTTTACAGATACCGCAACATACTTAAGTGAAAAATTCGACATTATTATAGTTGCTCTTAAGAGTAACGATCTAATAAGGGTTACTTCCTATATCCAATCTCATTCAACTCCAGACACTATTTTGATTCACGCGCAAAATGGGATTCCTTACTGGTGGTTTGACAATGATATTTACTTATCTTCACTCAACGACAATCTAGTTAATCAACTTAGTTGCCGTCGTTATTTGGATAGTGTCGATCAAAACGGTGCTCTGTATCGAGCTTTGAGCGATCGCATTTTAGTGGGCTGTGTGGTTAAAGCACCCTGTCAGAGAAATAAAGATGGGAAAGTCCAAGTCAAAAAACCACCCAAACTAATTTTAGGTTTAACAAAAAAAGATAGTCGTAACTTGAAACTACAAGTCACAATTCAACGCCTATGTGATTTATTTTCTCAATATGGAGTTGCTGCCAGTTACACCAATAAAATTCGTACAGCAGTATGCAATAAATTAGCTGTTAATGTTACTACTAATGTTCTTTCCGCTTTGACTGGTAGGGTAATTGCTGATTTGACCTCTAATCACTACACCAATAGCCTAATTAAAACTGTCATTGCAGAGATCAATCATGTTTTTGGCACCTACGGCATCAAGGCAGAGGATTTACCCACAGAACAAGGGATTTATGCCTATATCACAGCTCCAGGTAGTCAAAGTCATCTGCCTTCCCTCGCGCAAGACTTTTCGCAACGCAAACCAGGAGAAATAAGCTTGATTACTGCACCTGTAGAAATGGCACAGATTGCCCAAATTAATGTCCCAACACTATTGAGCTTGAGTGAGTTACTGAAACTGGGTCAAGACTATAACCTCAATATCTCTGATGATAAATCCAACATTCTCACCTTAGAACATCCTTCGGGGTGTAGCATGTTAACTTTAACTGACGATGTCTGCCAAAGTAGCGTAGTGGATAAATTACAGTTTTCTAATCTGCTAGTCCATCTACTGCGAGTTAATGCGTCCGCTATGACAATAGACCAAGTATTTACTCAAGATAAAACTTTTAACAAACAAGCTGACTTAATGCCAATAGCAAGTTAG
- the bchI gene encoding magnesium chelatase ATPase subunit I — MTATLQAPAKTRRVVFPFTAIVGQEEMKLALLLNVIDPKIGGVMIMGDRGTGKSTTIRALADLLPEIEVVAGDPFNSDPNDPDLMSDEVKQKIEQQLPLETVKKKVQMVDLPLGATEDRVCGTIDIEKALSEGVKAFEAGLLAKANRGILYVDEVNLLDDHLVDVLLDSAAGGWNTVEREGISIRHPAQFVMVGSGNPEEGELRPQLLDRFGMHAEIHTVKEPDLRVKIVEQRAEFDSNPNLFCDQYAEQQAAIQAKIVQAQQLLPSVTMDYDLRVKISEICSELDVDGLRGDIVTNRAAKAIAAFEGRTEVTVDDIRRVIVLSLRHRLRKDPLESIDSGYKVNKSVARVFGLELEE; from the coding sequence ATGACTGCAACACTCCAAGCACCTGCCAAGACTCGCCGCGTAGTTTTTCCCTTCACGGCTATTGTAGGGCAAGAAGAGATGAAACTAGCTCTTTTGCTCAATGTAATCGATCCCAAGATTGGTGGCGTCATGATTATGGGCGATCGCGGTACAGGTAAATCTACGACCATCCGTGCGTTGGCGGATTTATTACCCGAAATCGAAGTAGTAGCAGGAGATCCTTTTAATAGTGACCCCAACGATCCTGACTTAATGAGCGACGAAGTTAAACAAAAAATTGAACAACAGCTCCCCCTTGAAACCGTCAAGAAAAAAGTTCAAATGGTAGACTTGCCTCTTGGTGCAACAGAAGATCGAGTATGTGGCACGATTGATATTGAAAAGGCTCTATCTGAAGGAGTCAAAGCCTTTGAAGCAGGACTGCTAGCAAAAGCAAATCGTGGCATTCTCTACGTGGATGAAGTTAACCTCCTAGACGATCACCTAGTTGACGTACTGTTAGATTCTGCTGCTGGTGGCTGGAACACTGTGGAAAGAGAAGGTATTTCTATTCGTCACCCAGCACAATTTGTCATGGTGGGGTCAGGGAACCCGGAAGAGGGGGAGCTTCGTCCTCAACTATTAGACCGTTTTGGTATGCACGCGGAGATTCATACTGTTAAGGAGCCAGATCTGAGAGTAAAAATCGTCGAACAAAGAGCGGAATTTGATAGCAATCCAAACCTCTTCTGTGATCAGTATGCTGAGCAACAAGCAGCCATACAAGCCAAAATAGTCCAAGCACAACAGTTACTCCCCTCCGTAACAATGGATTACGATTTGCGAGTTAAAATTTCTGAAATCTGCTCCGAATTAGATGTCGATGGTCTTCGGGGAGATATCGTCACCAACCGTGCGGCCAAAGCGATCGCTGCTTTTGAAGGTCGGACTGAAGTAACTGTAGATGATATACGTAGAGTGATTGTTCTCAGTTTACGTCATCGTCTGCGTAAAGATCCTCTAGAGTCGATCGATTCTGGCTATAAAGTAAATAAATCCGTTGCTCGCGTTTTTGGGTTAGAACTAGAAGAATAA
- a CDS encoding ABC transporter ATP-binding protein has product MAVSTDNQLVSKNNPETPLIELRGVSKSFGNNVILDRVNLKIDRGEALVIIGPSGTGKSTIIRMIAGLIPVDKGVIYINGQKRTGLIEDQEDPISISMVFQQAALFDSLTVEQNVGFSLYEHSNLSHPKIRELVSDKLEMVGLTGTNNLFPSELSGGMRKRVSFARAIMYNPENLKSRPEIILYDEPTAGLDPIASTVIEDLVRDLQCTERGCGTYIMVSHQDSTIRRTADRVVFLYGGKIQWSGTVEEIDSTDNPLVRQFFSASVEGPIRVID; this is encoded by the coding sequence ATGGCAGTATCTACAGACAATCAATTAGTAAGCAAAAATAACCCTGAAACACCGCTAATTGAACTTCGAGGAGTCAGTAAATCTTTTGGTAATAACGTCATTCTTGATCGGGTCAATCTAAAGATAGACCGAGGAGAAGCGTTAGTTATTATCGGACCTTCTGGGACTGGTAAATCCACTATTATTAGAATGATTGCCGGATTAATACCGGTCGATAAAGGAGTAATCTATATCAATGGTCAAAAGCGTACCGGTTTAATCGAAGACCAGGAAGACCCAATTAGTATCAGTATGGTGTTTCAACAAGCTGCTTTGTTTGACTCCCTTACGGTAGAACAAAATGTGGGCTTTTCTCTTTATGAACACTCTAATCTCAGTCATCCTAAAATAAGAGAGTTGGTAAGCGACAAGTTAGAAATGGTCGGGCTGACGGGAACCAATAATTTGTTTCCCTCCGAGTTATCTGGAGGAATGCGTAAACGAGTTAGTTTTGCCCGTGCGATTATGTACAATCCAGAAAACCTTAAAAGCAGACCAGAGATAATTTTGTATGATGAGCCTACGGCTGGTTTAGATCCCATCGCCTCCACTGTGATTGAAGATTTAGTGCGGGATTTACAGTGTACAGAACGTGGTTGTGGTACTTATATTATGGTTAGTCATCAAGATAGTACTATTCGTCGGACTGCCGACCGTGTAGTCTTTTTGTATGGGGGCAAAATTCAGTGGTCAGGCACAGTAGAAGAAATTGACTCTACCGATAATCCCCTCGTGAGACAGTTTTTTAGTGCTAGCGTTGAAGGACCAATTCGCGTGATTGATTAA
- a CDS encoding MlaD family protein, with protein MRSRTLREGSVGLLIIFSIVLFGGFALWIRGIKFGEKSYQIIADFPDVNGIQLGDGVRYRGLQIGRVQDIQPRTNGVDVTIEIDSSKLLIPRDVTVQARSSGLIGETFIDIIPESNVPVESFSMNPVSSQCDSAKIICDNTRLQGEKGITLDDLLPYTFRFSKAYGEPEFVEKIDATFQQASLAASEIANLSKDTSTLVRELQQEVANISTITKTVTDVANQTSTELTATAKSYQDTAQQINKLTSNVQELVTQNKANLVTTLDSIGTTSDRLQTLVVKLDRTVDAADTEKLASNLQELTTNATAASQNLKSISESFGNQESLVGLQQTLDSARVTFDNAQKITADLESITGDPAFVENFRTLVDGLSNLVSSSEQLEQQIKISQDVKPMQEALSIPPNDSKSAK; from the coding sequence ATGCGATCGCGTACCCTGAGAGAAGGTTCAGTTGGGTTACTAATTATATTTAGTATTGTTTTGTTTGGTGGATTCGCGCTTTGGATTAGAGGTATTAAATTTGGCGAAAAAAGCTACCAAATAATTGCCGATTTTCCAGATGTCAATGGTATTCAATTGGGAGATGGAGTACGTTATCGGGGATTACAGATTGGTAGAGTTCAGGATATTCAACCGCGGACAAATGGAGTTGATGTCACAATTGAAATTGACTCTTCCAAGCTGTTGATTCCCAGAGATGTTACTGTTCAAGCTAGAAGTTCGGGATTAATTGGCGAAACTTTTATTGATATTATTCCTGAATCTAATGTGCCTGTGGAAAGCTTCAGTATGAATCCAGTTAGTTCGCAATGTGATTCAGCGAAAATCATCTGTGATAATACTCGTCTTCAAGGAGAAAAAGGTATTACCCTAGACGATTTACTACCTTATACTTTTCGTTTTAGCAAAGCCTATGGCGAACCAGAGTTTGTCGAAAAAATTGATGCTACATTTCAGCAAGCTTCTCTGGCAGCATCGGAGATTGCCAATTTGAGTAAAGATACCTCAACTTTGGTCAGAGAACTACAACAAGAAGTGGCCAATATTTCTACTATTACTAAAACAGTAACCGATGTCGCTAACCAGACTTCTACAGAACTAACTGCCACCGCTAAAAGCTATCAAGATACTGCCCAGCAGATCAACAAATTGACTAGTAATGTCCAAGAATTAGTTACTCAAAACAAAGCCAATCTAGTTACTACCCTAGACAGTATTGGAACTACCAGCGATCGCTTACAAACTTTGGTAGTCAAATTGGATCGAACTGTAGATGCTGCCGATACAGAAAAATTAGCGAGTAATTTGCAAGAGCTAACCACCAATGCTACAGCAGCATCCCAGAACTTAAAGAGCATTAGCGAAAGCTTTGGTAATCAAGAAAGTTTGGTTGGTCTGCAACAGACTTTGGATTCAGCAAGGGTTACATTTGATAATGCCCAAAAAATCACTGCCGATCTCGAATCTATTACGGGAGACCCTGCTTTCGTAGAAAATTTCCGCACCTTAGTTGATGGTTTAAGTAATTTAGTCTCTTCTTCCGAGCAACTAGAACAACAGATTAAAATTAGCCAAGATGTCAAACCGATGCAGGAAGCTCTGTCTATTCCGCCTAATGACTCGAAATCAGCCAAATAA